Genomic segment of Longimicrobiales bacterium:
GTGCGGAGTATGCCTCCTTCGCTCCGCTACGTGCCGCTCATCGAGAGTGGCTACAGCACCGGAGCTCAGAGTCACGCGAGTGCGGTCGGAATGTGGCAATTCATGTCTGGAACGGCTCGCGAATTTGGTATGGAGGTCGGTGCGTTCGTTGATGAGCGCCGAAATCCATACATGGCAACTGAGGCCGCGGTCGACTTCCTGGACGAACTGAACGAACGCTTCAGTTCGTGGTTCCTGGCGCTCGCCGCGTACAACGGGGGGCCGAATCGGGTGCGACGGATTCTTCGCGCGAACGCCCCCCTCGCTCTGCCGTCGGACAGCCTCTTCTGGGCGCTCAGGGCGCATTGGCCTCGAGAGACCCAAGAGTTCGTGCCGAAACTGGTCGGAGCGATCATCGTCGCGCAAAACCCCGAGCGCTACGGTTATGCCACCCCGGTCGGCGACCCGCCGCTGACGTTCGATATGGTCACGGTCCCGGAGGCCACGACGTTCGATGTCCTCGCGGGCGCCGCGGAGGTCGATGAAGAGGAAATTCGGCGACTCAACCCGGAGCTGTTTCGGGGCTTCACCCCACCAGGTTCGAGTTACCTGCTACGGGTGCCGGCGGGGCGAGCGGAGCGCTTCTCCAAAAATTACGCGGCAATTCCCGCGTCGGAGCGAATGGCGATTGTTGAGCACGCTGTGGTGAGCGGAGAGACCTTATCCCACATCGCCCGTCGGTACGGGGTGAGCGTGTCCGATCTCGAGGCAGCAAATCCAGACATCCGACCAAAATACCTGCGAATTGGTGCGAATGTTACCGTCCCCATCACGCTTGCTCGGGGCGGGGTAGACTTCTGCCACTAAGTTACTCCGACGTCCAGCTTCCCGAGGCCCCCCCCTCCTTGCGGAGGAGCCGGATCCCTTCGATACGCATGCCCCGGTCGACGGCTTTGACCATGTCGTAGACCGTGAGAAGGGCGACTGAGATCGCGGTCAGCGCCTCCATTTCGACGCCGGTCTTTCCAGCGTAGGTAGCGGTTGACCGAGCGCGTACCCCCGGCAAGGCAGCGTCGACTTCGAGTGATACCTCCACTGAAGCCCCGGGGAGAGCGTGGCAGAGCGGGATCAGGTCGGCGGTCTTCTTTCCGGCCATGATCCCCGCGAGCTCGGCAATCTGGATCGGGTCACCCTTTTCCGTGCGACCCTGTACGATCCTCGCGAGCGTGTCGGGTGACATCACGATGTGTCCCTCGGCCAACGCGGTCCTCCGCGTGACGTCTTTCTGCGTGACATCCACCATATGAGCCCGCCCGTCGGCGTCGAGGTGCGTCAAACGGTCCAGTCGTTCACTCATTGGGCCTTGCCTGAAACGAGGTGTGAGTGGTGAAGTGCGCGCCGAAGGTCCCGGACCAGTCCGCTCACCACGAGCTGCGGATTGACGTTCCCGCGGGCCAGTTCGCGCGCTCTCTCGACCGACAGGAATGCGTCTGTCACGTCCACCGCTTCGAAGGCACCGGACGCGACATGCTGTTGAAGCTTCGGCAAGGCGTCCCGGTTGAACACCAGGTGGTCGGCGCCGGCAGCAACAGCGGCGAGGTCTCGGAGCCACTCTTCGACGAACGAGAAAAGATCGATGAGTTTGCGAGCCCCGGCCGGGGGGAAGGAGATTGCAAGACTGTAGCCAGCTGCAGGCTCCTTCGAGGTTGCGGATACGACGATGTCGTAGGCACGGCGCCTGAGCAACTCGAGTGGTCCAAGACCATCTCCGTCAGGCAGGAAGCTCAGGGCCCGTCCAGGTGAGCCCTGACCCAGTCCCGTGGCCCAGTCGATGACCTTGGACTCGGCATCGGTGTGCTCGGTCAGAAAGCCGCGAACCTCGTCCTGCGACAGTGGTGGGACGTGCAGCGGCACAGTGCGTGACCGGATGGTCGGTAGCAGAAGTCCCGGCTCGCTGCTGGTGAGAATGAAGCGCGCGTCACCCGGTGGCTCTTCCAGAATTTTCAATAGTGCGTTTGCGGCTTCAGGGCTTGCCTCCTGCGGCACGAGCGTCTCGGCCTGACCCACAATGAAGACGGGGCCATCCGCCATCGTGGGACGGCGGGTCGCCGTAGCCCGGAGGCTCGTCACCATTCCCAGGTAGATGCCCCGGACCTCATCGACACAGCTGCCCCGCACAGCATGGGCTCGGAGTTCAGAGAGTTCGGCGAACCGATCTCGCTCGAGGGCCGAGACGAGTCGATCCCCCGAGACGCCCTTGGGTCGCTGAAGGGGGAAGTACCAATGGATGTCAGGGTGTTCGAGCGAGAGCGCCATCCGACAAGGTCCGCAGCTGTCGCAAGGGCCGTCCCCTGGCGACTCGCACACCGTGAGGCGAGCCAGCCAGAGCGCCAAGTGCTGTTTCCCGATCCCGCGTGCGCCGTGGAGGAGCAGAGAACTCGGGAGTGCGTCGACCGCGTGTGCGCGGACCAGCGCCCGGCGCGTGTGCTCGTGACCGACGAGGGCGTGCAGACTCAAGGGACTTTTCTCCGCTTTAACCAGAGCAGGGGGTCCTGGGCCAGCGGGGTTCCGCCATCCATCGGGACGCGAATCTGAAATTCGAGATGGGGGCCCTCTGGGGTATCCCCGCCTCCGACCGTCCCGACGACCTGGCCAGCGGTGACATCACGCCCTTCGACGACGCCAACCTCCTCAAGGTAGGCGTACAATGTGTATACGCCGTCGCCGTGCCCGACGATGACCGTGGGCCCGTACCCTTCGAAGTGACCCGCGTAGGCGATGATGCCATCCCGGACAGCCCTGACTGGTGTCCCGGTCGGTGCTTCGATGCCGATCCCGTTCCACCGGATCACCGTGCCATTGGCGCGCCGGTTCGGTCCAAACTCGTAGAGTACGTCACCGTTCACCGGCCATTCGAGGGTTCCTGCATCCTCGGCTACGATCGCCGCGCCGCCCGATCTTAGCCGTGCCGCCTCGATCTCTCTCCGGCGTTCTTCGAGTTCATCGATCAGGCCTGTCATACGGCCCTCGTCGGCTGCGAGCTCGGTGATTCGCCCGGTCGCCGTGACCTCCCGGGCTCGGAACTGCTGGAGGGAAGACTGGTGCTCGGATTCAACGCCGCGGAGACGCGCGACCTCGCTCAGTCGATCCTGTCGCAACGAGCCCAACAGCGACATGCGATCTCGGAGAGCTTCATCCTGCTCGTTCAGGCGGATTCCGAGCGCCTGAACACGCTCGACCAGCGCTCGATCGAAGGCAGCGATCCGCTCGAGGTATCGGTAACGGTTGAGCAGGTCGCTGAAGGAGCGTGCACCGAGGAGGACCTGCGTCGTGTGTAGCCGGCCCATCTTGTAAATGTCACGAAGCCGTCGAAACAGCGTCGCCTCGCTCACGGCCAGGCGCTCTTGGGACTGGATCAGAGTTCGAGTCGACTCTCGTACCTGACCTGCGGTCGCATCGGACTGAAAATCGACCTCGGCGAGGACGGACCGGGACGCTGACAGGCGGAGCTCTATATTGGCGAGTTCGCCCGCCTCATCTCTGACGCGGTTTCGGACATCCCCGACCTCCCGCTCGAGTCGAGCACGTTCCTCACGGATCTGTTCGAGCCGCCGCTGGCTCTGCTGGATCTCTCGATTGATGTCCGGGTCCTGCGCCGCCGCAGACGGTGTCATCACGAGTCCCAAGAACCCGACAAGGATCGCGGCCCTCGTGGTGGAGACCTGCCGCATCAGATCTCCCTCAAATGCTTTCGGATTGCCACTGCGCTCGAGGCGGTTCCGAAGCAGCCTCCTATTGCGAGCCCGATGAACACCCAGAGGTTCGGCACCCAGGAGATATCGAAGAGATAGGTGTGCACGCCGTGGTAGGTAGCGTAGGTCATCAGCGAAGCCAGAATCCCTCCGGCGATGCCTGCGAGCGCACCTTCGAGAAGGAAGGGTCGGCGAATGAAGCCGTTCTTGGCTCCGACGAGCCTCATGACGTAGATCTCGTCCTTCCTGGCGAAGATCGTGATTCGTAGGGCCGTCCCGATGATCAGTGCTGCAACGAGCGCGAATGCAGCGCCGAGGACTGCTGTGCTGGCCGCGCCGACCCGCCGAAGCGTGAAGAGTCGATCTACCCACTCTTCGCCATACAGGGCGTCCTCCACGAAGGGATAGCGCTCCGCCGCGTCTGAGATGCGCTCGACGACCTCTGGATTCCGATCTCCCGGACGCAGTTCGACCTCGAGCGACTGAGGAAGGGGATTCACTTCGGAGTCTAGGAAGAGTTCGCCAAATTCCGGCAACTCGGTCTGCGCCCGCTCCAGGGCGTCACGTTTCGACAGATACCGCACCTGGCCGACTTCGTCGAGGGCGCTCAACTCGGTCAGCAGTTGATCGATTTCACTCTGGCGGGTGTCGTCTCTCAAATAAACCACCACTTCCACTCGTTCTTCGATGAGTGAAAGGGCCAGCTGGAGATTGTAGGTCGCAAGCGAGAACAGACCGACGACGAAAAGAGCCAGTCCGACCATCGCCGCGGACAGTCCTGTCAGTACCGGTGCCCTGCGGAACGCTGCGATCGCTTCGCGCAACGCGTACATCAGTCCCCCCTCGTGGGCTCAGACTGCGGCACGCTGGACGGCTGCGGCTTCGTCGAGGTCTCGGAGTCGTATACGAGTTCGCCCTGATCCAGTTCGAACACCCTCGCTGTGGGGTGCCTGCGAATCAGTTCGAGGTCGTGGGTGGCCATCAGCACCGCCATGCCCTTGGCGTTGATGTCTTTGAAGAGCTCCATGATACCTCGCGTAGCGCGCTCGTCGAGGTTTCCGGTCGGTTCATCTGCGAGAAGTACGAACGGGTCGTTCGCCAAAGCGCGAGCAATGGCTACGCGCTGTTGTTCACCGCCGGAGAGCTCATTGACCAGTGCACTCGCCTTAGGCGCCAGTCCAACCTGCGCTAGGAGGCGCTGGGCACGTGACTGCACAGCCTTAGTCGGTGTGCCGGTCACCTCGAGAACGAACGCGACGTTTTGCAGCGCGGTGCGACCCGGTAGCAGCCGAAAGTCCTGGAACACCATTCCCACGCGACGTCGTACCTTCCACAGATCTCTCTCGGTTATGCGTGCCGACGAGAAACCAGTGACGCGGACCGCTCCGTCCGTCGGTCGATCTGTCATGTGAATAAGGCGGAGCATCGTGGACTTGCCGGACCCGGAGTGCCCGGTCAAGAAGGCGAACTCGCTCTTCTTCAGGTGGAAGGAGACGTCGCGAACCGCGAATCCGCGTTTCGGATATTCCTTCGATACGTGCGTGAGTTTGATCACCGGATTCGGTCGACGCGGGACGTCCCGTGGTTCCGGGAGGGAAGGTTAGACATGGAGAGAGGAGGTGTCAAAGCGGGCCTTGGCGAGGCGCCACGCCAGGCGGAGAGCCTCGAGCATGGAAGAAGAGTCAGCGGTTCCTGAGCCGGCGATATCAAAGGCGGTGCCGTGGTCGGGAGAGGTTCGGACAAAGGGCAGTCCTATGGATACGTTGACGCCGGTACCGAAGGAAACGGTCTTGAACGCGGCCATGCCCACATCGTGATAGGGAGCCACCACCGCATCGAAGCCTCCGGCGAGAGCGCGACTGAATACGGTGTCGGCGGGGAGCGGGCCCAGCACGTCGATCCCGTTCGCTCTGGCCGCGTCGACGGCTGGACCGAAGGTCTCTGCCTCCTCATTGCCAAACAGGCCACCGTCTGAAGCGTGAGGGTTGAGCGCGCAGAGGCCTATTCTAGGTGTCTCGATTCCCCAGTCCCGGACCAGTGCGTCGTGAAGAAGTCCGATTTGGCGTATCAACAGGTCAGAGGTCAACGCCGCCGGGACCGCAGACAGCGGCAGGTGCGTGGTTGCGAGGAGTACGCGGAGGGGCCCCTCGAGCCGGGTGCGTTCTGCAGCCATCAGCATTCCCACGTCCGCAATACCTGCCAGGTCGGCGAGAAATTCGGTCTGCCCCGGAAACATCCAACCCGCTGCGTGCAGGGACGGTTTGTGCAGTGGCGCCGTCACGATTGCGTGCGCGGAGCCCGCAACCGTCATCTCAACAGCGCGGAGGATCGCCCCGCCGGCGAAAGCCCCTGCAGCTGGGTCTGCACCGAAGGGATCCAAGTTGTCCCTTGTCGTCTGCGAGAAGTCCTGTCGCAAAGAGTCGAGCTCTTCGAGCGGCAAGAGTCCGTTAGGGCCCACGACGCTTAAAGAGGACTCCGGGATCTCTCTTGCGAGCACACGGACCGCTTCGGCCGTGACCTCGGGGCCGATCCCTCTCGGGTCACCAGGAGTTACAACGAGTCGAGGGCCCACCTACATGCGGATGTCGATGTAAGTGTTCGATCGTAATGTCTCGAGCATCTGCTCGATTTGTTTCTCCTGTTGCAGCTGGCCTGCGAGCTGACCGCGAAGGTCCTCGAAGGTGTACGCACCAGCCTCACGAACCTCGACCACGTGAATGAAAGCGACACGCTGCTCGCCGGTCGGCAGTTGGTACTCCATGGGCCCACGATAGTTGTCGGCAGGGGTCGTCCGGAGAATGGCATATGCGGGCGGCAGCTCATTGAGCTGGTCGAACGAAAACGTCATCGAGTCGGGTGCTGCGGGGTCGCCGTACTCCTCAGCCAGATCTGCGATCGGTTCACCTGCCTGGGCACGCGCCATCAGGTCGATGACCAGCTCACGGGCGCGCTGGATGTCTTCGGGGCTCTTCTCGGGAACGATCAGAATGTGGCGGGCCTGTCGCTCGCCAGCCCGGTACCGCTGGACCTTGATGATATGGTAGCCGAAGTCCGTCTCGACGATCTCACTGACCTGATCATCGATGAGACTGAATGCTGCATCCTCGAACTCTTTGACCATTTTGCCCCTGCGAAACCAGCCGAGGTCCCCACCCAGTGTGGCGGTACCAGGATCGTCAGAGTAAATGCGTGCGAGTTCAGCGAAGTCCTCACCGGCCGT
This window contains:
- a CDS encoding transglycosylase SLT domain-containing protein, whose product is MKRSISLLISAAVASLTTAGCSVIGGSSPTPSAPAPVPVPTVRVLPANLKALPGAIYLTPPEGEAQVDRLLASPVMRNPEFQAAVGRWVDYWQGPAKPWFPVFLQRMGAFEQTVDSALSVRSMPPSLRYVPLIESGYSTGAQSHASAVGMWQFMSGTAREFGMEVGAFVDERRNPYMATEAAVDFLDELNERFSSWFLALAAYNGGPNRVRRILRANAPLALPSDSLFWALRAHWPRETQEFVPKLVGAIIVAQNPERYGYATPVGDPPLTFDMVTVPEATTFDVLAGAAEVDEEEIRRLNPELFRGFTPPGSSYLLRVPAGRAERFSKNYAAIPASERMAIVEHAVVSGETLSHIARRYGVSVSDLEAANPDIRPKYLRIGANVTVPITLARGGVDFCH
- the moaC gene encoding cyclic pyranopterin monophosphate synthase MoaC; its protein translation is MSERLDRLTHLDADGRAHMVDVTQKDVTRRTALAEGHIVMSPDTLARIVQGRTEKGDPIQIAELAGIMAGKKTADLIPLCHALPGASVEVSLEVDAALPGVRARSTATYAGKTGVEMEALTAISVALLTVYDMVKAVDRGMRIEGIRLLRKEGGASGSWTSE
- a CDS encoding peptidoglycan DD-metalloendopeptidase family protein, whose amino-acid sequence is MRQVSTTRAAILVGFLGLVMTPSAAAQDPDINREIQQSQRRLEQIREERARLEREVGDVRNRVRDEAGELANIELRLSASRSVLAEVDFQSDATAGQVRESTRTLIQSQERLAVSEATLFRRLRDIYKMGRLHTTQVLLGARSFSDLLNRYRYLERIAAFDRALVERVQALGIRLNEQDEALRDRMSLLGSLRQDRLSEVARLRGVESEHQSSLQQFRAREVTATGRITELAADEGRMTGLIDELEERRREIEAARLRSGGAAIVAEDAGTLEWPVNGDVLYEFGPNRRANGTVIRWNGIGIEAPTGTPVRAVRDGIIAYAGHFEGYGPTVIVGHGDGVYTLYAYLEEVGVVEGRDVTAGQVVGTVGGGDTPEGPHLEFQIRVPMDGGTPLAQDPLLWLKRRKVP
- a CDS encoding permease-like cell division protein FtsX codes for the protein MYALREAIAAFRRAPVLTGLSAAMVGLALFVVGLFSLATYNLQLALSLIEERVEVVVYLRDDTRQSEIDQLLTELSALDEVGQVRYLSKRDALERAQTELPEFGELFLDSEVNPLPQSLEVELRPGDRNPEVVERISDAAERYPFVEDALYGEEWVDRLFTLRRVGAASTAVLGAAFALVAALIIGTALRITIFARKDEIYVMRLVGAKNGFIRRPFLLEGALAGIAGGILASLMTYATYHGVHTYLFDISWVPNLWVFIGLAIGGCFGTASSAVAIRKHLREI
- the ftsE gene encoding cell division ATP-binding protein FtsE translates to MIKLTHVSKEYPKRGFAVRDVSFHLKKSEFAFLTGHSGSGKSTMLRLIHMTDRPTDGAVRVTGFSSARITERDLWKVRRRVGMVFQDFRLLPGRTALQNVAFVLEVTGTPTKAVQSRAQRLLAQVGLAPKASALVNELSGGEQQRVAIARALANDPFVLLADEPTGNLDERATRGIMELFKDINAKGMAVLMATHDLELIRRHPTARVFELDQGELVYDSETSTKPQPSSVPQSEPTRGD
- the pdxA gene encoding 4-hydroxythreonine-4-phosphate dehydrogenase PdxA, with product MGPRLVVTPGDPRGIGPEVTAEAVRVLAREIPESSLSVVGPNGLLPLEELDSLRQDFSQTTRDNLDPFGADPAAGAFAGGAILRAVEMTVAGSAHAIVTAPLHKPSLHAAGWMFPGQTEFLADLAGIADVGMLMAAERTRLEGPLRVLLATTHLPLSAVPAALTSDLLIRQIGLLHDALVRDWGIETPRIGLCALNPHASDGGLFGNEEAETFGPAVDAARANGIDVLGPLPADTVFSRALAGGFDAVVAPYHDVGMAAFKTVSFGTGVNVSIGLPFVRTSPDHGTAFDIAGSGTADSSSMLEALRLAWRLAKARFDTSSLHV